In Brachybacterium saurashtrense, the genomic stretch GCTCCGGGGCGGTGCGCGCGATGACCCCGCCGGCCCTCGCCCACGCCCTGGTGCGCGCCGATGCCGTGCACCGCGGCCTCGGCGAGCCCACCCTGGTCACCGGCGCCGAGCAGGACGCGCTGCTGGCGGAGCTGATCGCCCAGCGCGAGCGATGGCACCTCGAGGTCGATCCCGGCGCCCGTTCCCTGCCCGGGTTCCGCACCGAGCTGCGGGACCTCCTCACCCGCGCCGGCGAGCTCGGGATCGCCCCGGCGGATCTCGAGGCGCTCGGCCTCGCGCACGGCCGGCCCGCCTGGCGGGACGCCGCCGCGCTGCAGCGCGACTACCTGGGAGTCCTCGATCTCGAGGCCTCCGCGGCGCTGGACGCGGGGCCGCGCCTGGACTCCGGCGCCCTGGTGCGCCGCGCCGCCCGGCTGCTCGGCGCCGCCCAGGCCCCGCCGCCGTTCCGCGTCGTGGTGGTCGACGACGCCCAGGACCTCACCGCCGCCGGCATCGACCTGGTCGCCGCCCTCGCCCGGACGGGGGCGCGGGTGCTGGTGCTGACCTGCCCGGACGCTGCGGTGGACACCTTCCGCGGCGCGCTGCCCGACGCCGGGGAGCGCCTGCGCGCCCTGCTCCCGCGCCCCGTCGGGGAGAGCGTGCTGGACGGGACCCATGCCCAGGTCGAGGGGCTCACCGCCGCCGTCGATGCGCTGCGGGCACGCCTGCCGCTGGCGGGCTCGCCCGCTCTCGTCCGTCGGCCCCGGGCCGCCGCCCCCGGCGCGCTGGTGGCGCTGCAGGCCCAGGACCCGCTGGACGAGGCGCGGCTGATCGGCTCCGCCCTGCGGGACCTGCACCATCGCGAGGGCGTTCCCTACGACGAGATGGCCGTGGTGGCCCGCTCCGGCGCCGCCGTGGCCGACCTCGCCGACCTCCTCTCCCGCACCGGCGTGCCGGTGCGGGTCCCCCACCGGCCCCAGCCCCTGCGGGACGTCCCCGCGATCGCGGACCTCCTGAGCGTGCTCGAGATCGGGCTGGCCCCGCCGGAGGCGCCGCTGGCTCCGCGCCGCGCCGTCGAGCTGCTGCGCGGCCCGTTCGGGGACGCCGACGCCCTGCGCCTGCGCCGCATCCGGCGCCTGCTGCTCGGCGCCCACCGCGCCGCGCATCCCGACGCCGACGCCACCAGCGAGGAGCTGCTGGCCCGCGCACTGGTGGAGGAGGAGCCGGCCGGCCTGCCCGCGGCGGACGCCCGCGACCGCGCCGCCGCCCCCGTGCACCGGCTGCGGGACATGATCCGTGCGGTGCGCGCCCATCGGGACCAGGACGCCCAGCAGGTGCTCTGGCACGCCTGGGACGCCGCGGGCCTGGCCGAGGGGTGGCGGCGCGCCGCCCTCGGCGCCGCCGGGGACGTGGACGGCGCCCGGGCGCGGATGGCCGCTTCCCGGCTGGACGCCCTGCTGGAGCTGTTCGCCGCCGCCGAGCGCCTCACCGACCGTCGGCCCGGGGCGGGGGCGCTGGACCTCGTGGAGCAGGTGCGTGCACGCTCCGTGGTGGAGGACACCCTCGCCCCGGCCGCCGCGGCGCGCGGACGCCTCGAGGTGCTCACCCCCGCCCAGCTCGCCGGCGAGCACCGCGACACCGTGGTGCTGGCCCGGGTGCAGGAGGGGGCCTGGCCGGACCTCCGCCTGCGCTCCACCCTGTTCGGCGCCGCGGAGCTGTCCCTGCACGCCGGAGCGCGCCCAGGCGCGGAGATCCCCCGGGCGGCGGAGGCGGTGCGCGCCCTCCAGCGCGAGCAGGTGCTCGCCGACGAGCTGCGCCTCGCCGTCGCCGCGCTCGCCCGCGCCCGCCGTCGCGTGCTGGTCACGGCGGTGCGCGACGAGAGCAGCGAGCCCTCCGCGCTGTTCGACGCGCTCGCCGACCTCGCGGCGAAGGACCCCGACCCCTGGATCGACCCGGAGACGCTGCGCGCCGACCCCGGACCCGCTCCCGACGCCCGCCGCCTGGTGGCGGCGCTGCGGCGCCGGCTGCGCACCGAGGACCCGCAGCAGGCGCGGGACGCGGCCCTCGCCCTGGAGGCCCTGGGCCGGGCCGGGGCGCCGGGCACCGATCCCGCGCACTGGTACCACCAGGAGCCCAGCTCCACGGGCCCGCTGCACGACGAGGAGACGCCGATCCGGCTCTCGCCCTCCGCGCTCGAGCGCGCCGTGGACTGCCCGCAGTCCTGGCTGATGGAACGCGCCGGCGGCACCCGCAGCGGGGGCCCCGCCCAGCTCATCGGCACCGCCCTGCACCACCTCGCCCAGGTCCATCCCCGCGGACCGGAAGAGGGGGAGGACCTGCTGGCCGCGCTGCACGGCCTGCTGCGCGCCGTGCCCGGCACCGAGACCTGGTCCGGCAGGCGACGGGTGCGCCGCGCCGAGGACGCCGCTCAGCTGCTGGCCGCGCATCTGCGCCAGGCCGCCGAGCCTCTCGCCGTCGAGGCGCCGTTCGAGGTGGAGCTGGGCCGCGTGCGGCTGCGCGGCAGCATCGACCGCATCGAGGGGGACGCCACCGGTCTGCGCGTGGTGGACCTCAAGACGGGACGGGCCGCCAAGAGCGCCGCGAAGGCCGAGGAGGACCTCCAGCTCGCCGCCTACCAGGCCGCCGTGCGCGAGGGCGCCCTCGCCGAGCAGCTCGGCGAGGACGCGCCGGAGCGGCTGAACGGCGCTCAGCTGCTGTACGTGGGCACCGGCGGGCGGAAGGCGGCGGTGCGCACCCAGACCGCTCTGGACCGGGCCGAGGACCCGGCCTGGTTCGACGACCTCGTCCAGCAGGTCTCCCGCGAGGTCTCCGGCGCCGCGGTGACCGCCCGGGTCAACGCCCACTGCAGCCGCTGCGCCGTGCGCAGCAGCTGCCCGCTCCAGCCCGAGGGAGACCAGCTGTGACCGCGACCCCGACCCCTCGCCCCGACGGCGCGACCCACAGCGCCGCGCGCCTCGCGGCCCTGCTCGAGCAGCCCCCGCCCACCGCGGAGCAGACCGCGGTGATCGAGGCGCCGCTGGCCCCGATGCTGGTGGTGGCCGGCGCCGGCTCCGGCAAGACCGAGACCATGGCCTCCCGGGTGGTGTGGCTGATCGCCAACGGCATCGTCGAGCCGCGCCAGGTGCTGGGCCTGACCTTCACCCGCAAGGCCGCGCACGAGCTCGCCGAACGGATCGGCGCCCGGCTCGAGACCCTCGCCGCCGCCCTGCGCGCCGAGGGGCTGGCGCTGCCGCCGGGCCTCGCCCGCGGCGGCGACGACCTGGTGGGCCAGCGCCCCGTGGTCCACACATACAACGGCTTCGCCCTGGACCTGGTGCGCGAGCACGCGCTCGCCGTCGGCATCGACCCGGAGCTGACGATGATGTCCACCTCCGCCTCGTGGCAGCTCGCCCACGAGATCGTGGAGGGCTGGGACGACTCGCTGGATCTCGAGGCCTCCCCGGCCACGCTCACCGCGGCGCTGCTCTCGCTCACCTCTTCCCTCGCCGACCACCTGGTCACCCCGGCCCGGCTGCAGGGGCACCTGCGCGAGATCCACGACCACCTCGCCGGGATCCCGCTGCAGGTCGAGGGGCGGCGCCGCACCACCCCCAAGGAGGTCGCCAAGGTGCTCGGGGCGCTCGAGTCCCGCCTGGCGCTGCTGCCGCTGCTGGAGCGGTTCGCCGCGATCCGCACCGCGGACTCCGCCCTCGACTTCGCCGACCAGGTCGCGCTCGCCGCCCGCGTCGCGCGGGAGGTGCCGGCCGCGGGCGCCCTGGCCCGGCGGATGCACCCCGTGGTGCTGCTGGACGAGTTCCAGGACACCTCCGTCGCACAGCTGCAGATGCTCACGGACCTCTTCGGCCCCGGCCACGCCGCCTGCGCCGTCGGTGACCCGCAGCAGGCGATCTACGGCTGGCGGGGCGCGTCGGCCGCCTCGCTGGCCGGCTTCGCCGACGCCTTCGCGACCGACGAGCAGCCCGTCCTGCAGCGCACCCTGTCCACCTCCTGGCGCAACGACGAGGCGGTGCTCGCGGTCGCGAACCGTCTCGCGGCCCCGCTGCGCGGCGACGGCTCCGGGGTGCGGATCCCCGAGCTGCGGCCCCGGCCCGGCGCGGGGGAGGGCGCCTGCGAGATCCTCGAGGCGGCCGACGAGCGCGCGGAGGCGCACGGGATCGGGCGCTGGATCCTGGAGCGCCGCGCGGCGCAGGACGCGCAGGAGGAGCCCGCCTCCGCCGCGGTGCTGGTGCGCGCCCGCCGCCAGATCCCGGCGCTGGTGGAGGGGCTGGAGGCCTGCGGCCTCGAGGTCGCCGTGGTGGGCCTGGGCGGTCTGCTGCACCGCCCCGAGGTGGCCGACGTCCGGGCCCTGCTCGAGAGCGCCCACGACCCCGGCCGTGGCGACGCGCTGATGCGGCTGCTCACCGGCCCCCGGGTGCGGCTCGGCGCACGGGACCTGGCGGTGCTGGGCCGCTGGCGGGACCGGCTGGGCTCCCGGCTGCGCCGCGAGGACGCGGCCCCCGGCGACCAGGACGAGGCGGAGTCCGTGTCGCTGGTCGACGCGGTCGACGACCTCCCGCCCGCGGACTGGACCGACCCCTCCGGGCGTGCGCTTTCGGAGACAGGGCGCCGGCGACTGCTGCAGGTGCAGCAGATCCTCCGCGAGATGCGGCGCCTTCTGCCGCTGCCGCTGCCGGATCTCGTCACCGCCGCCACCCGTCTGCTCGACGTGGACCTCGCCCTGCTGGAGGCGGAGCCGGACTCCCGCGCGCTCGCCGATCTCGAGGCGTTCCGCGACCACGCCGCCGCCTTCGACCGCACCGCCCGCCGCGGCGGTCTGGGCGCCTGGCTGGACCTGCTCGAGATCAGCGAGGACGAGGAGGCGGGCCTCGCGGTCACCGCCGCCCCGGAGGCGGCGCACGATCCCGCCGCGGTGACGATCGTGACCATGCACTCGGCGAAGGGCCTGGAGTGGGACCTGGTGGCCGTGGCGGGTCTCACCGAGGGCACCGTCCCCTCCTACGACCTGCGCCGGGCCCGCACCGACGAGGCGGGGCGGGTGCGGGTCCCGGCCGACGGCTGGCTGGGCCCGCTGGCCGGCGCCGCGGTGCCCACCGCCCTGCGCGGCGACGCCGACACCCTCCCGGAGCTGGCCTGGGCGGAGGCGGACACGCAGGTGGACGCCGAGGCGCTGATCGGCGAGTTCCGCCTCGCGCAGGGGGAGGAGTCCCTGCGTGAGGACCGCCGCCTGATGTACGTGGCGGTGACCAGGGCCCGTCGGCGCCTGCTGCTCACCTCCGCTGCGTGGCGCGGCGCGCTCAGCGCCCCGCGGCCGCGCTCCCGCTACCTCGCGGAGGTCACCGACCTGGTCCCGGAGCGGTTCCGCAGCGCGCAGGAGGTGCCCGCGCAGAACCCGCTGGAGAGCGAGCGCCCGCAGGCGCAGTGGCCGCCCGCCCCCGGGCAGGCGGAGCAGGCCCGGGCCCGCGCCGCCGCCCTGCTGAGCGAGGTCGCCGGGGCCGAGGAGGATCTCGCGGATCCCGCGCTCGCCGAGCTGGTGCGCCGCGCCGTCGCGGATCTCGCGCAGCAGGCGGCCGCGCCCGTCGTCCACTCCCCGCCCCGGCTCTCCGCCTCCCAGATGGTGCAGCAGGCCCGCTCCCCGCAGGCCGCGGCGCTGGACCTGCTGCGCCCCCTGCCGCGCCGTCCCTCACCGGCGGCCGCCCGCGGTACCGCCTTCCACGCCTGGCTGGAGTCCCGCTACGACAACGCCGCCCTGCTGGACCTCGAGGACCTCCTCGACGAGGGACCGGAGGAGGAGGGCGTCGCCGACCAGCGCGCGCTGCGCGAGGCGTTCCTCGCCTCCGAGTGGGCGGCCCGCTCCCCGCTCGCGGTGGAGCAGGAGGTCCGCACCCGGGTGGGCGGGATTGCGGTGCGGGGCGTGATCGACGCGGTGTTCTCCGACCCCGACGGGGGCGACGGCGGCGAGGGAGTGCTCATCGTGGACTGGAAGACCGGCCGGGTGCCGCCGCCGGCACGGCTGCGCGAGCGCGCGCTGCAGCTGTCGCTGTACCGCCTGGCCTGGCACGAGCGCACCGGGCTGCCGCTGGGGCGCATCCGCACCGCCTTCCACTTCGTGGCCGACGGGGTCACCCACGAGGTGCGCCGCCACCCCTCGCGCGAGCGGATCGCGCAGATGCTGGCCGGCGAGCCGACGGGCGGGGGCGAGGAGAGGGACTGAGCGACGCCGACGGCTCAGGCGCGGTCGTCCTCGCGGGCGCTCATCTCCTCGTAGGTGCGCTCGGCCTCGTCCCGGGCCAGCTGGGCGAGGTCCGCGTCGAGGTCCGCGATCATGCCGCGGGCGTCGGCGACGATCTCCGGATCCTCCACCTCGAGGCCGTGGGCCAGCCACTCGGCCACCGCGAACTCGCCCAGCGCCTGCGCACGCTCCATCAGGCGCGGATGCGCGGAGGTGGGCAGCTCCTCGCGATACGCCGCGCAGAGCGCGTCGAAGCGGTCCGGATCCAGCGAGGAGATCAGCCAGGCGAGGTCCGAGGCCGCATCGGCGACCTTCGAGGAGGACCAGTCGCGCACGGCGCTGACCTGGTCGCCGGAGAGGAACAGGCTCTCCTCGGAGAGGTCGCCGTGCACGAACTGCGGGGTGAAGTCCCACAGCTCCTCGTCCTCGAGCAGCGCCTGCCAGCGCTGGGCGACGGCTGCCGGCAGGTGGCCCGCCTCGGTGAGCGCGGCGACCCGCGCCCGGTGCTCGGCGTGCAGCACCTGCGAGGTGAAGGACTCCACCCCCGCGGCCTCCGCCGCATAGCGCGGCACCGTGTGGATCCGGGCGAGCACCTGTCCCAGCGACCGGGCCAGGGCCTCGCTGCCGGAGAGGTCCTCGAGCATCAGCGGGCGGCCCACGGGCGCCTCGGTCACCGCGCAGCGACCGCCCTCGGTGAGCTTCACGAATCCGAGCACGGGCGGGATCACGCCGCGCAGCGAGGTGCCGGTGAGGGCGTCGGCCACCTTGAGGTCGCGCTCCAGCCGCACCCCGGCGGCGGTGGAGGCGGGGGAGAGGACCATGACCCGTCGACCGTCCTCGCCGAGGATGCCGGCGACGTCGAGATCCTCCGCCGGGGTGGCGATCGGCATGGTCCTGGCCGGGACCATGCCGGGGACCGCCGCCGCGGCGAGGGCAGCCAGGGAGTAGGAGTTGCGATGCACGGCTCCACCGTACCGGTCGCGGCCGCCCGCTCCGCGTAGGCTCGGAGCATGGCGACGCTTCGTGGACCGCACCTCCGCACCCCTCTCACCCTGCTCTCCTCCGACCGTGACGCGCTGCTGCGCAGCGACCCGTCGGCCGTCGCGCCCGGCGAGGACGCCCGCTATCTCGTCACCCGGGCCGGGGCGGTCTCGCTGCGCGAGGAGGCCGACGGCACCCTCCGCGCCGCGCTCGAGACGGAGGACCCGCGCGGCGGCAGCCAGCAGCCGCTGGTGCTGCTGGGACGGCGCGACGGTGCACGGATCCTCGCCGTGGAGATCCCCGAGCCGAGCCCCGAGCTCGACGATCCGGGCCGCGACCTGCGCGAGCTGCGGCGCGTGGCCCACCAGCTCGCCGAGCACGATGCGGACCTCGCCGCGGCGGCCGTGGCGATGGGGTTCTGGCACCGCTCCACGCGGCACTGCCCGGCCTGCGGCGCCGCCCTGGAGCCGGAGATGGCCGGCTGGGTGCTGCGCTGCCGCGAGGAGGGCACGGAGCAGTTCCCCCGCACCGACCCCGCGGTGATCATGGCGGTGCGGGACGGGCAGGACCGGCTGCTGCTGGCCCGCAACGCGCACTTCCCCGCCGGCTTCCACTCGGTGCTCGCCGGGTTCGTGGAGCCGGGGGAGAGCCTCGAGAACGCGGTGGCCCGCGAGGTCGCCGAGGAGGTGGGCATCGAGGTGACCGGGCTCGAGTACATGGGCAGCCAGCCCTGGCCCTTCCCGCGCTCCCTCATGCTCGGCTACCGCGCCTGGGCGCCGGGCGCGGCCGAGCTCACCCTGCAGGACGAGGAGATCGCCGAGGCCCGCTGGTTCAGCCGGGAGGAGCTCGCCGCGGCGCTCGAGGCCGAGGAGATCGCCCTGCCCGGCCCCGCCTCGATGGGGCGGGCGCTGATCGACGACTGGTACGGGCGCCCCGCCCAGCGGTGAGGCCGGCGCGCCCCGCGCGCCCGAGGCCCCCGTCGGCCCTCCCGCGCGGCGCGCCCGTCGCCCCGGCGTGCCCGCACCGGCCGGGACGGTGGCGTGCGGCACCCGCCGTCCACAGCGCCCCGCCGGGCGTCGCACCGTCCTGGCAGGATGAACGGCGATGACCGATCACGCCGCCCCCGCCCCAGACGCCGCCCCGCCGGACGCGGAGACGCTGCTGGCCGCGCTCGACCCGGAGCAGCGCGAGGTCGCCGGCAGCTTCGGCACCCCGCTGTGCGTGCTCGCGGGCGCCGGCACCGGCAAGACCCGCGCGATCACCCACCGCATCGCCTACGGCGTCGCGACCGGGCAGCTGAACCCCCGCCACGTGCTCGCCGTGACGTTCACCGCCAAGGCCGCCGCGGAGATGCGCTCGCGGCTGCGGGATCTCGGTGTGCCCGCCGTGCAGGCCCGCACCTTCCACTCCGCCGCCCTGCGGCAGCTGCGCCACTTCTGGCCGCGGGTGGTGGGAGGGGCGATGCCCGAGCTGCTCACGAACAAGTTCGCCGGCATCGGCGAGGCCTGCCAGCGCCTCCACCTCAGCGTGGACCGCGCGGCGCTGCGCGACATCGTCGCGGAGGTGGAGTGGTCGCGGGTCTCGATGCTCACCCCCGAGTCGTACCCGGACGCCGCGCAGCGGGCCCGTCGGCCGGGGGTCGCCGGCTTCGACGCCCGTTCCATCTCCCGCATCCTCACCCAGTACGAGGAGGTGAAGAAGGAGCGCGGCGTGATCGACTTCGAGGACGTGCTGCTGCACATGGTCGGCTTCCTCACCGAGCGCGCCGACGTGGCCCGCGAGGTGCGCGGCCAGTACAAGCACTTCGTGGTGGACGAGTACCAGGACGTCTCCGCCCTGCAGCACGCCCTGCTGCGGCTGTGGCTGGGGCCCTCCGACGATCTGTGCGTGGTGGGCGACGCCGCCCAGACCATCTACACCTTCGCCGGCGCCCGCGCCTCGTATCTGCTGGACTTCCGCAAGGAGTTCGGCCGCGCCCGCACCATCCGGCTCGAGCGCAACTACCGCTCCACCCCGCAGATCGTGCGCATGGCCAACACGGTGCTCGACGGCGCGCAGGGCCGCACCCGCGAGGCCCGCCTCACCCTGGTCGCCCAGCGCGAACCGGGGCCGCCGCCGCTGGTGGAGTCCTTCCCGGACGACACGGCGGAGGCCGACGGCATCGCCGACCGGATAGACGCGCTGGTGGCCGAGGGCCGCTCCGCCTCCGAGGTCGCGATCCTGTTCCGCACCAACAGCCAGTCCGAGGCGCTCGAGCAGGCGCTCACCCACCGCGGCATCGGCTACCTGGTGCGCGGCGGCGACCGGTTCTTCGAGCGGCAGGAGGTGCGCCGCGCGATGGTCTCGCTGCGCGCCGCGACCCGCGTGGAGCAGCTGGATCCGGCCCGGGCCGTGCGGGACATCCTCTCCCAGCAGGGATGGTCGCCCACCGCGCCGGAGACCACCGGCGCCGTGCGCGACCGCTGGGACTCGCTCAACGCCCTGGTGGGGCTCACCGACACCATCACCGCCCGCCCCGGCGCCACCATGGAGGACCTCGTGCGGGAGCTCGAGGAGCGGGCGGAGTCGCAGGCCGCGCCCGTCGTGGACGGGGTCACCCTCGCCTCGGTGCACGCCGCGAAGGGCCTGGAGTGGCCGGTGGTGTTCGTGATCGGCGCCAGCGACGGCCTGCTGCCGATCTCGATGGCCAAGAGCGCCGCCGAGGTCGAGGAGGAGCGGCGGCTGTTCTACGTGGCCCTCACCCGGGCACGGGATCTGCTCACCGTGAGCTGGGCCGCCGCCCGCACCCCCGGGGCACGAGGGTCCAGGAAGGCCTCCCGCTTCCTCGACGGCGTGCTCGACCACCCGGACTCCCCGCGCACGGCGCCCGGCGCCGGCCCGCGCCGCACGGGACGGCGCAGCGCCACCGTGTACGCGGAGTGCCGCTCCTGCGGCCAGGGTCTGATCTCCCCGCGGGAGCAGCGCCTGGGCCGCCACGAGGGCTGCCCCTCGGCGGCGGGGGAGAGCACCCTCGCGGCGCTGCGCACCTGGCGGCGCGAGCAGGCGAGCCGCCGCGGCGCCCCGCCCTACGCGATCCTCACCGATGCGGCGCTGGACGCGGTCGCCGAGCGCCGCCCCCGCACCGTGCAGGAGCTGCTCGAGGTGCCCGGGATCGGGCGGGTGAAGGCGGCGGACTTCGGCGAGGAGCTGCTGGTGCTGCTGGCGGAGGGGAACCGGTGACGCCGGAGCGCGTCATCGCAGGTCAAAAAATCCTTTTGCACGATCTGGATCCGGTGTAGAGTCATCCACGTCAATCGTCCACGTCGTGGTCCGGGACACCGGAGCGCGCGCATCAGGAAGGGGGTGGCCTCAGTGATCGATATCTGGAATCTCGCAGGAGACGGCCTGCGCCCCCTCGGCGCGCCCTCCCTTCTGCCGCGTGAACGGGGCTATGCCCCCGCGGTGCCCAGCCTGAGCTGACGAGGCCTTCCCTCGCTGCCGGTGCGGCACCGCCGCCGCGCCACCGCCCCCACCGGGCACGTCCTTCCCGACGGATTTCGAAGCAGCGAGACGATGACCACTCTTCTGACCACTTTCCTGAACCCGGCGGACGCCACCGCCGACATGCTCCCGTGCCATGACGCGGACGCCGCCGACCTCTTCTTCTCCGAGCGTCCTGCGGACCTCGAGCAGGCCAAGACCCTCTGCGCCGCCTGCCCGCTCATCGAGGAGTGCCGCCAGGGCGCCCTGGACCGGGCCGAGCCCTGGGGCGTCTGGGGCGGTGCGATCTTCGACGCCGGCCGCATCATCGCCGTCAAGCGCGGCCGCGGCCGACCCCGGAAGAACCCCGCGCAGCAGGTCGCATGATGCCTGCGGCCCCGCAGGATCGACGAAGGCCCCGGACCATGCGGTCCGGGGCCTTCGGGATCTCGGGGGTGCGGGTGCCGGCCGGGAGCCGTGCGGCAGCGGCGGCGCCGCGCCCGAGCGGTGCCTCAGGCCTTGCCGAGGATCCGGTTCAGCTTGGTGCCGCACTCGGGGCACACGGCCTTGGCCATGCGGCGACCGTTGGAGACGACCACGTTGCCCTCGGCCTCCCGCTTCTCGCGGCACTTGACGCAGTAGAACTCTCCGGCATAGGTCTCGTCGGCCATATCCGCTCCTCGATTCTCGTCGGTGATGTGCATTCCCGGCCGTGCGGCGCGCGCCGCCTGGACGGGACCGAGTCACTGTACCGGGGCGCGAGTGCGGCGCACGAATCAGGGAGGGGCGATGTGGCCCGATCGGGGCGGCCCGTCGCGCGCTTCGGGAATCAGGGGGCTCCGAGGGAGCCGAGGAAGTGCGCGCGACGAGCCGACATCGCAGGCCCCGCAGGCGCCATGAGGCCTCGTAGGGCCGTGGAATCCCGGGGGCGCTCAGCACCACGCGCACCTTCCCCGTGTGCGTCCTGCTAGTTATCCCGGGATCCCACGTGGAGGGAAACCTAGCGCCTGCGGCCACGCGGGTCAAAGAGTCGTCGGGGGTGGATTGTGGACAAGTGCCCTCAGGCTGTGGACAGGTTGTCGACGGCCGTGCACCCGTTGTGGAGGGGGTGATGTCGGTGCCGGTCAGAGGCGTGGGAAGGGTCGCATCGTGATGCACAGCTGTGGACGAAGATTTTTCTGTCGATCGCCGTGCGAGGCTGTGATCCATGAACGATCTGACCGTCCACGAGCACGCCACCGGCCCCCGGGGCGAACGGGTGCTGGTGCGCCGCAGCGCCCGCCGTCGCCGCACCGTCTCCATCTCCCGCCGTGACGGGGACCTGGTGATCGCGATCCCCGCCGCGTTCTCGGCGCGCGAGGAGCGGGAGTGGGTGGCGAAGATGGTCGACCAGCTGGTCAGCAAGGAGGCGCGGCGCTCACCGACCTCGCGCAGCGATGCGTCGCTGCGGCGCATGGCGCGCGAGGTGAGTGAGAAGCACCTCGGGGGCCGGGCGCACCCCACCTCCGTGACCTGGTCCACCCGGCAGAACCAGCGCTGGGGCTCGTGCACGCCGTCGGACGGCACCATCCGCCTCTCCCACCAGCTGCGGGGGATGCCGGACTACGTGGTGCGGGCGGTGATGATGCATGAGCTCGTGCACCTGCTGGTGCCCGATCACGGCCCGGACTTCCAGGCCCTGATGGCGAACTACCCCCTCGCCGAGAAGGCGCGGGGATTCCTGGACGGCGTCAGCTGGGCGAAGAACCTGCCGGAGGGTGCAGGCGGCCTCGAGGACGATCTGCAGGGCGACGCCGACGGGCTCGAGGGCGATCTGCCGTCCGGCGCCGACGGGCGCGACGGCGCGACGCCGGGTCAGCCGCTCCGGCGCGCGAGGTAGGGCGCGAGGAGATCGAGCGTGGCCGGGAGATCGGGGACGGTGCCCGGAGGCAGCGCGTCCGTGTCCCGGGCCGGCCCGGCGCCGCGCAGCGGCCAGGGGAACCAGCGCACCTTGCCCGATTCCTCGCTCACCCTCAGCGGCAGCTCGGCGGCCGGGGCCTGGGCGCGCAGCAGGAACTGCACGTCCCAGTGCTCGGCGCACCGTCCGAACGCGGCGTCCAGACCGTGCCGGTGCAGCATCGCCGGGCCGTGCCCGACCCGCTCGAGGCCCTCGAGCCCGATCTCCTCGGCGACCTCGCGACGCGCCGCCTGCTCGAAGCTCGTCTCGTCGCTGTCCACGTGCCCGCCGGGCTGCACCCAGAAGCGTCCCTTGCGGTGCCACACCAGCGCCACGTGGTCCCCGCCGCGGTCCACCACGATCGCGCTGGCGGTGAGGTGGCGGGGCCCGCCGTCGCGGTGCATCACGCCCCCGTCGGCCTCCAGGAACGCACGGAACTCCGCGGCGCGCGCCGGGCCGGAGACGGCCCCGTCGGCGCGCACCAGCTCGGCCAGGGCGGGCTCCGGGGCGGGCGGGCCGCCCACCGGCGAGGTGCCGTCGGTGGGGACGGTGCCGGAGGAGACGGCGACGGGGGAGGTGCGGTCAGCGGACATCGCCGCTGCCGGGCTCCTGATCGTCCTCGCCGTCACGGCCCGTCCCGGGCTCACCGCGACGGTCGGGGTCATCGGGCTCGCCGCCGGACTCGCCGCCCCCTGCGGCGCCGCCCCGCAGACCGCCCTGCTCGTCCTCGCGCGGGGCGCTGTCCTGCCCGTCGCCGGCGAGGAGCTTGGCCAGCTCCGCATCGAAGTCCTCGGGCAGGGAGACGTCCGCGAGCTCCTCGGCCGAGCCCTGGTCGGCCGTCGGCTGCGGGGCCTGCGGCCGGCCGGAGAGGACCTCCGCGGTGGGCAGGAGGTCCGGGTGGTCCCACTTCGCCTCGCGCCCCGCCTCGCCCTCGGTGTCCAGCACGCTCTCCCACCAGGCGAGGGCCTCGCGCACCCGGCGCGGTCGCAGCTCGATGCCCACGGTGCTGGAGAGCATCTGCTCGGCCGGTCCGCCGGCGGCGCGGCGCCGACGCAGCACCTCCCGCATCGCCTCGAGATCGGGCAGCTTGCCCTGCAGCGCGGTGGTGGTCACGTGGTCCACCCACGCCTCGATCAGGGCCAGCGTGGTGGCGAGCTCCTCCAGCGC encodes the following:
- a CDS encoding PD-(D/E)XK nuclease family protein, with amino-acid sequence MRRTGMLTGAGISLLGPDLDALPPLLAAEELDPGQREVLDRVLAGGDALVHGAPGSGRTALALTAAELSGEGAVLLAPRRAAAGRLRDALAVHGSGAVRAMTPPALAHALVRADAVHRGLGEPTLVTGAEQDALLAELIAQRERWHLEVDPGARSLPGFRTELRDLLTRAGELGIAPADLEALGLAHGRPAWRDAAALQRDYLGVLDLEASAALDAGPRLDSGALVRRAARLLGAAQAPPPFRVVVVDDAQDLTAAGIDLVAALARTGARVLVLTCPDAAVDTFRGALPDAGERLRALLPRPVGESVLDGTHAQVEGLTAAVDALRARLPLAGSPALVRRPRAAAPGALVALQAQDPLDEARLIGSALRDLHHREGVPYDEMAVVARSGAAVADLADLLSRTGVPVRVPHRPQPLRDVPAIADLLSVLEIGLAPPEAPLAPRRAVELLRGPFGDADALRLRRIRRLLLGAHRAAHPDADATSEELLARALVEEEPAGLPAADARDRAAAPVHRLRDMIRAVRAHRDQDAQQVLWHAWDAAGLAEGWRRAALGAAGDVDGARARMAASRLDALLELFAAAERLTDRRPGAGALDLVEQVRARSVVEDTLAPAAAARGRLEVLTPAQLAGEHRDTVVLARVQEGAWPDLRLRSTLFGAAELSLHAGARPGAEIPRAAEAVRALQREQVLADELRLAVAALARARRRVLVTAVRDESSEPSALFDALADLAAKDPDPWIDPETLRADPGPAPDARRLVAALRRRLRTEDPQQARDAALALEALGRAGAPGTDPAHWYHQEPSSTGPLHDEETPIRLSPSALERAVDCPQSWLMERAGGTRSGGPAQLIGTALHHLAQVHPRGPEEGEDLLAALHGLLRAVPGTETWSGRRRVRRAEDAAQLLAAHLRQAAEPLAVEAPFEVELGRVRLRGSIDRIEGDATGLRVVDLKTGRAAKSAAKAEEDLQLAAYQAAVREGALAEQLGEDAPERLNGAQLLYVGTGGRKAAVRTQTALDRAEDPAWFDDLVQQVSREVSGAAVTARVNAHCSRCAVRSSCPLQPEGDQL
- a CDS encoding ATP-dependent DNA helicase — protein: MTATPTPRPDGATHSAARLAALLEQPPPTAEQTAVIEAPLAPMLVVAGAGSGKTETMASRVVWLIANGIVEPRQVLGLTFTRKAAHELAERIGARLETLAAALRAEGLALPPGLARGGDDLVGQRPVVHTYNGFALDLVREHALAVGIDPELTMMSTSASWQLAHEIVEGWDDSLDLEASPATLTAALLSLTSSLADHLVTPARLQGHLREIHDHLAGIPLQVEGRRRTTPKEVAKVLGALESRLALLPLLERFAAIRTADSALDFADQVALAARVAREVPAAGALARRMHPVVLLDEFQDTSVAQLQMLTDLFGPGHAACAVGDPQQAIYGWRGASAASLAGFADAFATDEQPVLQRTLSTSWRNDEAVLAVANRLAAPLRGDGSGVRIPELRPRPGAGEGACEILEAADERAEAHGIGRWILERRAAQDAQEEPASAAVLVRARRQIPALVEGLEACGLEVAVVGLGGLLHRPEVADVRALLESAHDPGRGDALMRLLTGPRVRLGARDLAVLGRWRDRLGSRLRREDAAPGDQDEAESVSLVDAVDDLPPADWTDPSGRALSETGRRRLLQVQQILREMRRLLPLPLPDLVTAATRLLDVDLALLEAEPDSRALADLEAFRDHAAAFDRTARRGGLGAWLDLLEISEDEEAGLAVTAAPEAAHDPAAVTIVTMHSAKGLEWDLVAVAGLTEGTVPSYDLRRARTDEAGRVRVPADGWLGPLAGAAVPTALRGDADTLPELAWAEADTQVDAEALIGEFRLAQGEESLREDRRLMYVAVTRARRRLLLTSAAWRGALSAPRPRSRYLAEVTDLVPERFRSAQEVPAQNPLESERPQAQWPPAPGQAEQARARAAALLSEVAGAEEDLADPALAELVRRAVADLAQQAAAPVVHSPPRLSASQMVQQARSPQAAALDLLRPLPRRPSPAAARGTAFHAWLESRYDNAALLDLEDLLDEGPEEEGVADQRALREAFLASEWAARSPLAVEQEVRTRVGGIAVRGVIDAVFSDPDGGDGGEGVLIVDWKTGRVPPPARLRERALQLSLYRLAWHERTGLPLGRIRTAFHFVADGVTHEVRRHPSRERIAQMLAGEPTGGGEERD